From the Drosophila willistoni isolate 14030-0811.24 chromosome 2L unlocalized genomic scaffold, UCI_dwil_1.1 Seg168, whole genome shotgun sequence genome, the window ttgattgattgataacagcttcttcttttgttttttagttgaACTCAAGACAAAAACTCAAAGGAAAATTTAAcgataattttgaatatttcttACCATATTGTCTGAGAGAGATTGATGCACTTTATCACAGAAGATATTCCACCAGAGCTGAATCAGATCCTTGGCATGGGCATAGTCAGTGGAAACGGAAACCTGTTTGGTCTCCGAGTTGAACTGCAGGAGCCAGGGTTTCAGTTTGCcagcaaaatgcaaaatctTAATCTTATCTCTGAATCTGCAATGAGAGAGGAAAGAAAAAGAGGATAAGTTATTGATTCTGGGTTAATCTCTTGCCAAAATTTCACTTACTGTTTGAAAGCGGGCAGATAGCAATAGGAGGCATATGCTGTCACATTGTAGACAAATGGCAAATGCTTCTTAATATCAGCTGTGGCCCAATCGGCAAAGTATTGATTCAAAAGACCCTGATCACCGCCATCGAAACTGCCATTTTTAATGGCAAACTCTGTGATCTGAGTGAAAGTCTCCACGCTGggtttatatacaaaaacgCCAGAGTTAAAGCAATCTGGCCAGCTGACATCAGGAGCAGCCGAGAGTTCCTCACGCTCGAATAGCTCATCGCAGTTTTGCAGAACCTACATAAAAATTTGATGAATTCCCGTCTTAATTCTttgaattttctatttcttacCAGTGTATCAGCATCCAGGAAGACACATTTCTCGAATTGCACCAGACGCCAGCAGTGCAGCTTTGTGAAGGTCACACCCAATTCGGGGCGAGAGAGTAATGCCAAATTGGCAGCATCCTGTGAGTCCAATACATTCACCTCTTGTACAATATTGTACACGTCCTTCAGTCTATCGCGCATTGCCTCCGAAACGGTGGGTGTGACCAGTACTGCCAGTTGATGGGCGGTGCCCGCCCTCTTTAATGAATGGGCCAGCACCAAGGCCCCCAAGGAGTACGTGTCATTTGTAGTCAGTGTCACCCAAGCGAATTCTATGGGCACAAATGGAGATAGAAGATATAATTAGGAGGCTGTCTATAaaatactcacacacactcgcattttgggtgtgtgtttatgtgtgtgtgtgtgcgtgtgtgtgaatgCAACAGCTGGCATTAGTCTGGATTTTGGGCAGCAGCAAAAGTTATATATAAACAAGCGAatcttttttcaattttccttCTCgttttcgttattttctttttatcgtcaaatatatacatatatatatatattcattagGAAAAACATTCCTATAGATACAGTTTGTCTGTCTCTGCGTCAGAGTTCTTAGTGGGCGGGGCCACGCGGCAGTCTCATGCAAAATAATCTGGCCGGCTCTTTTGGCATTTTCATGCCCCATTTcggttctttttgttttagaaaaataaccaaaaagtCAAGCAATGCAAAATAGagtaaaatttttgtatttcaagCGCATTTTGTGTATAGCAATTATAATTTTGCGTAGTTGGCATTTAGTTTAGCTAATATTATATAGAAAACAAGAATGATTATTATATGCTGTGGGTGTTTGTGGGGATTGTCAGTGAATTATAGACAtgtaaaatttgtatataaaaatttcaatacctgttgaaattagtttttaaggTAATTAgctaaatatatacatatacatatatatatacatatatttattaagctttaacaacaaatatttttacatatattttcaaatattctGACATAATAAAATGCCTTTCTATTTGGGGCATTCGTTTATTTGGAATAAACAGTTGTCAATCAACGAGTTTCTtttcaaatattcaaattacAAACATTTAATGTGGTGGTAACACTTTTCCATAGTGTTGAAAAATAACTACTTTCATCGCGTAGCCATCAATTAAGCAGTGTGGTAACACTTTTCAATAGTGTTAAAAAATTACTGCTTTCATCGGTTAGCGGTTAAATGTGGTAACACTTTTCCACAGTGTTGAAAACAAGAGCTTTCATCAGGTAGACAAATCTTTGATGAGTGTTTGGAATTTCTTTTTAtgacaaatttgttttgttttaacatacaaaaattgtgtttttatatatacacatatatatatttaaaatatctttGAGTCACCAGGTATGACTAAAGTATCTTAATATAGATAAATTTGATATAAATCAAAGAACAATGTATTCTTTTTATAAACTGACATGAATTTAAACTAGTTTATGCtagtttgttttaaattagCTTCATAAGGTGATctgttttttaatataaactaTAATCCAGCTGAGATTAAACCtggatatgtatatacataaatatggcGAAGGTTTTTACACTTTTTAGAATTCTTTATACAATTCTTTTTGAATGTAATCTTTAGATAGTGtgttatacatttatatatacacaatatatatatacattttgtcaatattttttttcattaatataaaattataatcatgcaattctgtttgtttggaaagaaaaaaataaaaattgattaaaaaagtaaaattcaTTAGAGTTATTATTgagattaaattaaaatggtatttttttttattatttccaaTATGATTATTgacaacaaattttgaacattattttgtgtttaattttttctacaatttattttttctatacAGTTTGTTTGAACTAACTTTAGTCGGTTGTTGTTTGGTTAAAGATTAGTTTAGAAAAGCGCACTGAGAGAAGCAGTAGTAGAATGTACGAATTGGAGGGGTGGAGGGTTTTGGAGGCTAGGGAATTGGCATAGGAAAATACAGTGAATTAAGGGAATCAAGTGGAATCAAACTACCTTCTGTGTGCTACGCATGAGAACAGAGGCAAGAACAGGCGGCGGCTGCGGCGgcggttgctgctgctgctgctgctgctg encodes:
- the LOC6640944 gene encoding glycogenin-1 isoform X2, coding for MSKFAWVTLTTNDTYSLGALVLAHSLKRAGTAHQLAVLVTPTVSEAMRDRLKDVYNIVQEVNVLDSQDAANLALLSRPELGVTFTKLHCWRLVQFEKCVFLDADTLVLQNCDELFEREELSAAPDVSWPDCFNSGVFVYKPSVETFTQITEFAIKNGSFDGGDQGLLNQYFADWATADIKKHLPFVYNVTAYASYCYLPAFKQFRDKIKILHFAGKLKPWLLQFNSETKQVSVSTDYAHAKDLIQLWWNIFCDKVHQSLSDNMQTQGTASSDNSTTHKSFNNEAGLAGALSQLQIGQQRSPEQEAYENLMRRQCWESGQIDYSGADSFDNIWKKISQTLEAKPVEKEAEQTGSS
- the LOC6640944 gene encoding glycogenin-1 isoform X3, which codes for MSKFAWVTLTTNDTYSLGALVLAHSLKRAGTAHQLAVLVTPTVSEAMRDRLKDVYNIVQEVNVLDSQDAANLALLSRPELGVTFTKLHCWRLVQFEKCVFLDADTLVLQNCDELFEREELSAAPDVSWPDCFNSGVFVYKPSVETFTQITEFAIKNGSFDGGDQGLLNQYFADWATADIKKHLPFVYNVTAYASYCYLPAFKQFRDKIKILHFAGKLKPWLLQFNSETKQVSVSTDYAHAKDLIQLWWNIFCDKVHQSLSDNMAGLAGALSQLQIGQQRSPEQEAYENLMRRQCWESGQIDYSGADSFDNIWKKISQTLEAKPVEKEAEQTGSS